In Bacillota bacterium, the sequence AAAGGGTTTATCTCCGTAGCTGAGATCGCCGAGGTAAGTGGAGACCACCTGATCACCGCCCCGAAAATCCAGCAAGCTGACCCCGACATAAATGAGAAGTAGGGCCCATCCCACACCCCAGATCGACCAAGATCGGTGGGCGATCCAGCCCAACTTGTTAGCTATCAGCAAGACTCCAACAACTATTGCCAGTACTGGAGCCAATTCGTTCTTTGCCCCTGGCCTTCGTCCCAACTGGCGCGCTCGCTTCACACCGGCAATTTCCTTGACTCCCCACAGAATAAACACCGCGGGCCAATAGGTTAGAACTAGACGCCAGATGCTCAGGTGAATCCAGCCAAGGGCCTTCAACAGCGAGAACACGCCAAAGGCAATGACCAACCAAGCAAAGGCTCGGTTCGGGTTCACATCCTCCGCCTCCTTACCAATCACAACCAAGAACTTCGGCACCTTCCCAGTCCATCCCTGTTCCTCTAACAGACCAAAGCCCTATCACTAGCCTACAGCTTACAGCAGCTTTGGGGAAGGGGCCCAGGCCTGACTTTGTCCTCCGCCTTAAGACTGAGGAAAAAGAGCTTGACAAAAAGAGACAGGCAGCCACCAAGGTGAGTTCCCCGGGCACGCCTGTCTGTTTGTCCCTTGTCTATTGCGAAAATCCCATCAAAGTCAACACAGGAATGTCATAGGCCTAATCTAGAACCTGAACGGAACCATCGTGGTACACTATCCTACCGCCAACCACGGTGAATACCGGTTTCATATCCCCATTAAGCAGGATCAGATCGGCGTCCTTACCCGGTGCGATGGAGCCCTTGCGATGGGCCACACCCACGATCCGGGCGGGAGTCAAGGTGGCCATCGTCACCGCATCCTGTAGAGTAGCGCTGGTGGAGCGCACCATATTGGCAACATTGTAATCCAAGGGCCACACACTGCCAGCCATGGTGTGATCGGTGCTGGCATCGAAGCCCTTCCGCCTCAGGATCCCATCCTTTTTCACCAGGCCGTCGTACTCTCCATCGGGCATTCCCACATAGGTAACGCTATCGGAGATTAAGGCCACTTTATCGACGCCCTTGCAGCGAAGGAGAATCTCCATCGCCACTGGATGGACGTGATACCCGTCGCTAATCAACTCTCCCGTCACCTCATCGGTCACCAAGGCTCCCCCCACCATGTTGGGGCTGCGATGATGCAACCGACTCATTACGTTATAGGTATGGGTGACGTGGCGAAGCCCAGCATCCACCGCCGCCATGAATTCATCGTAGCTAATCTTGGTATGGGCCGCCGCCACTACTACTCCGTTGTCGGCCAAATGCCGAATTCCCGCCAGGGCATTGGGTAGTTCTGGAGCCACTCCCACCAAGCGCAGCAGTCCCTCGCCGGCTTCCATGAACCGATCCAGTTGGTCCAGCTCCACCGTCAAGGGCTCCTCCTCATCCCCAGGCAGGTTTTTTGGGGCCAAGTAGGGTCCTTCCATATGGATCCCCGCTACATCTGCTCCCGCAAGGCCCTGGGCCTTTGCGGTAACAATCCCCTTTACACCGGCCTCCGTTCTCACCGTCGGCAGCCAGCTGGTAACACCCACGGTGGGCAGGAATTCGCTGATCCGATGCACGGCTTCGGGGCCTTCCTCGGCCCTAACTCCGACGGAACCATGGTTATGGATGTCGATATACCCTGGAGCCAAGGTCAATTCCGAGGCATCGATCACCTTCAGATCCTCCGGCAATTGGCTGGCGGGACACAATCCCGCGATCTTACTGTCCTCAATGATCACTGCATAATTGGCCAAACTCCTTTGGGGAGTCAATACCCCTGCTGCTTTGATCGCCCATCTAGTCAATATCCTCAGGCAGCACCTGCCCTCGATCACCCTTCGGGCAGTGCCACCCTGCCCCCCTTCCAATTACTTCCCTTAGTTAGTACCCGGCGTGTTGCTCTTGCCCACCGCGGCAGCACCGACGATGCCGGGCTGACTCAGACCCGATAGTTTCACTACTGGTTTGCTGCGCAAGCCCAGGGACTCCATTCCCTTGTCCAAGGCGTCTAAGAGCAGCTGTCCCGCTCCAGCTACACCGCCACCGATAATCACCAAATCCGGTGCCAGTACCCGACGAATAGCAATCAATCCCACACTGAGATACAACCCGCTGGTATCTACCACCGATAGCGCCGTGGGATCCCCTGCCTTGGCAGCTTCGAATACATCCTTGGCTTCCAGGACTTTCCCGGAGTTAATCTTGCTCCACAGAGGTCCTTCTCCGGCAGCGGTAGCCCTTTCCGTGGCCAATCTGGCTATCGCCGGTGCCGCGGCCAGGGCCTCAAGACAACCCCGTTGACCGCAGGCGCACACCGGACCGTTAAGGTCAGCAATGATGTGCCCAATCTCACCGCCATCTTCACCCTTGCCACCCCGGATCAGTTGACCACCGGAAATG encodes:
- a CDS encoding cell wall-active antibiotics response protein — translated: MPKFLVVIGKEAEDVNPNRAFAWLVIAFGVFSLLKALGWIHLSIWRLVLTYWPAVFILWGVKEIAGVKRARQLGRRPGAKNELAPVLAIVVGVLLIANKLGWIAHRSWSIWGVGWALLLIYVGVSLLDFRGGDQVVSTYLGDLSYGDKPFELNDTRFETMLGGIRLDLSQAMMAKDEVTLEFVSGLGGVEILVPRDLGIMVHARISLGDISIFGDEFSGLGRELSWTSPGFSTAEKRVRLFFNMKLGDVVIRHA
- the nagA gene encoding N-acetylglucosamine-6-phosphate deacetylase, which produces MTRWAIKAAGVLTPQRSLANYAVIIEDSKIAGLCPASQLPEDLKVIDASELTLAPGYIDIHNHGSVGVRAEEGPEAVHRISEFLPTVGVTSWLPTVRTEAGVKGIVTAKAQGLAGADVAGIHMEGPYLAPKNLPGDEEEPLTVELDQLDRFMEAGEGLLRLVGVAPELPNALAGIRHLADNGVVVAAAHTKISYDEFMAAVDAGLRHVTHTYNVMSRLHHRSPNMVGGALVTDEVTGELISDGYHVHPVAMEILLRCKGVDKVALISDSVTYVGMPDGEYDGLVKKDGILRRKGFDASTDHTMAGSVWPLDYNVANMVRSTSATLQDAVTMATLTPARIVGVAHRKGSIAPGKDADLILLNGDMKPVFTVVGGRIVYHDGSVQVLD
- a CDS encoding ROK family protein, which gives rise to MQGWIGLDVGGTGIKAGLVVDGRIVAERKLPTDCSSDRAILEQLAHLVEELMVAADTESVQVGGIGVAVPGSVDSGRGVAVGAANLPWNNTPICSWLQERTGLPTFLENDTNAAAVGELVYGAGQGVSDLFYMAIGTGVGGGIISGGQLIRGGKGEDGGEIGHIIADLNGPVCACGQRGCLEALAAAPAIARLATERATAAGEGPLWSKINSGKVLEAKDVFEAAKAGDPTALSVVDTSGLYLSVGLIAIRRVLAPDLVIIGGGVAGAGQLLLDALDKGMESLGLRSKPVVKLSGLSQPGIVGAAAVGKSNTPGTN